The Macrobrachium nipponense isolate FS-2020 chromosome 1, ASM1510439v2, whole genome shotgun sequence genome includes a window with the following:
- the LOC135219818 gene encoding heat shock cognate 71 kDa protein-like: MASPAIGIDLGNSLLRAAVFQNDVVEVVANEQGDSSLPAFVSFTNRGRHVGEDSKSHLTEDLKNTVFDVKCLIGRSPEDPSILENLKNWPFTIISNDTHTKIQITYKNQRKALNPEQILAMFLEKLKESTDEQLRCQVKDAVVSIPSHFTHSQRQAVHAACSIAGFNVLRLVSSSLLATIFYGYDRKIEKELVLTFDFGSCSTSVSVVKIEDGSYEELSTAGDTSFGGKDLDNRMLGFLSYEFQQLNNLDISKDVGATVRLLTACENAKLILSSCNEANINIDSLHEGTDFNTCIARPCFEELCEDLFNRAIDLISKCVHDAKIDKGNIDKIIMTGGSSHIPKVQEMIRNYFDGKEIENPNAFEDAVVHGAAIQAAVLCGNESDILQDLIIQSAVPISLGIETDRDHRSLSFPFHQNPMTSLMNAASESIGETLTAVGTKFAGQSLTKAAARMANEAMSVAGSIMPDKERIAGRMMTPLVKRNTLVPTKQVKLCTTFADNQVGALIQIYEGEGLLTKDNNIIGKLEMTGIPAAPRGVPQIEISMDIDADGTLSVTAVEKETNRQSKIILSNATGRFSKEEIDRMKFDMDKFKIDDKKLRERISSKVSLEIYCTQIKSAIEGETFEAGRCRILEVCNKNLEWLTSNPTAQRDEYEQRRREIEDICQPVMTKIYQAVVGAPESTFNEPSPCFLRVPTMTSFGGSRRASTNIQGISRWSSVASLSNRSFSILPRGSSVFGDVLFEGNLRDDTATKTSLRSFCFSVSERCNMIRESCMEAITWMDENAMASKTDITKRQKEIEHMCRFLVPQI, from the coding sequence ATGGCGTCACCTGCGATTGGAATTGACCTGGGGAACAGCCTTCTGCGCGCAGCGGTCTTCCAGAATGATGTCGTGGAAGTGGTTGCGAATGAGCAAGGTGACAGCTCCCTTCCTGCTTTTGTTAGTTTCACGAACAGAGGTCGTCATGTCGGCGAGGATTCCAAGAGCCACCTTACAGAGGATCTGAAAAACACGGTTTTTGACGTTAAGTGTCTCATCGGCCGGTCCCCCGAAGATCCCAGCATTCTTGAGAATCTCAAGAATTGGCCATTTACCATAATCAGTAACGATACGCACACAAAGATCCAGATCACTTACAAAAATCAAAGGAAAGCATTAAACCCAGAGCAGATCTTAGCTATGTTTCTCGAGAAACTCAAGGAGTCTACAGATGAGCAATTGCGCTGCCAAGTCAAGGATGCTGTTGTTTCCATTCCCTCTCATTTCACTCACTCCCAGCGTCAAGCCGTTCACGCAGCCTGCAGTATAGCAGGTTTTAATGTACTCCGTCTTGTAAGCAGTTCCCTCTTAGCAACCATCTTCTATGGATAtgacagaaaaatagagaaggaaCTCGTCTTAACTTTCGATTTTGGCAGTTGCAGTACTAGTGTTTCTGTTGTTAAAATTGAGGATGGTAGCTATGAAGAACTATCTACAGCTGGTGACACATCTTTTGGTGGCAAAGATCTTGATAACAGGATGCTTGGTTTTCTTAGCTATGAGTTTCAGCAGTTGAATAATCTAGACATATCCAAAGATGTGGGGGCCACAGTTAGGTTGCTGACTGCGTGTGAGAATGCAAAGTTGATTTTATCCTCCTGTAATGAAGCAAATATTAACATTGATTCTTTACATGAAGGTACAGATTTCAATACCTGTATAGCTCGGCCATGTTTTGAAGAGCTATGCGAGGATTTGTTTAATAGGGCTATCGATCTAATAAGCAAGTGTGTCCATGATGCTAAAATTGATAAAGGTAATATTGATAAGATTATTATGACTGGAGGCTCTTCCCATATTCCCAAGGTCCAAGAAATGATAAGAAATTACTTTGATGGGAAGGAAATAGAAAACCCTAACGCATTTGAAGACGCTGTGGTTCATGGCGCTGCAATACAAGCAGCAGTATTGTGTGGGAATGAGTCAGATATACTTCAAGACCTAATCATACAAAGTGCTGTTCCAATATCCTTGGGGATAGAGACAGATAGAGACCACAGGTCTCTGTCATTCCCCTttcaccaaaatccaatgacTTCTTTGATGAATGCTGCCTCTGAATCTATTGGTGAAACCCTGACAGCTGTTGGAACAAAGTTTGCTGGGCAGTCTCTTACTAAAGCAGCAGCCAGAATGGCTAACGAGGCAATGAGTGTTGCTGGATCAATTATGCCAGACAAGGAGAGAATTGCAGGAAGAATGATGACTCCCCTGGTAAAGCGCAACACTCTGGTCCCCACCAAGCAGGTCAAATTGTGCACTACTTTTGCTGACAATCAGGTTGGTGCGTTGATCCAGATTTATGAGGGAGAAGGCCTCTTGACGAAAGATAATAATATCATTGGTAAACTGGAGATGACTGGGATTCCAGCTGCACCACGAGGTGTCCCCCAGATTGAGATTTCCATGGACATCGATGCTGACGGTACACTCAGTGTCACAGCGGtggaaaaagaaactaatagGCAGAGCAAAATCATACTAAGCAATGCTACAGGCCGTTTCAGTAAGGAGGAAATAGATCGGATGAAATTTGACATGGATAAGTTTAAAATTGATGATAAAAAACTTCGGGAACGTATTTCATCcaaagtttcccttgaaatttatTGTACTCAGATTAAGAGCGCCATCGAAGGTGAAACTTTTGAGGCTGGTCGTTGCAGGATACTGGAAGTCTGCAACAAAAACCTTGAATGGCTGACATCTAATCCTACAGCTCAACGAGATGAGtacgaacagagaaggagagaaatCGAGGACATCTGCCAACCAGTTATGACAAAAATTTACCAGGCTGTCGTTGGAGCCCCAGAGAGCACCTTCAACGAGCCCTCCCCTTGCTTCCTGAGGGTTCCCACCATGACCTCCTTCGGCGGCTCGAGAAGAGCGTCAACAAATATTCAAGGGATATCGAGATGGTCGTCAGTCGCCAGCTTATCCAACAGATCCTTCAGCATCCTGCCGAGGGGTTCCTCTGTATTTGGCGATGTCCTGTTTGAGGGCAATTTAAGAGACGATACCGCGACCAAAACTTCGCTGAGGAGTTTCTGTTTCAGTGTGAGCGAACGATGCAATATGATCCGTGAATCTTGCATGGAGGCAATCACGTGGATGGACGAGAATGCAATGGCGTCGAAAACTGAtattaccaagagacagaaggagatTGAGCACATGTGCAGATTTCTTGTTCCCCAAATTTGA